One genomic window of Mucilaginibacter sp. SJ includes the following:
- the rsmA gene encoding 16S rRNA (adenine(1518)-N(6)/adenine(1519)-N(6))-dimethyltransferase RsmA has translation MTLVRAKKHLGQHFLTDKNIAAKIVDSLKPEGRFGHVLEVGPGMGVLSDFLLQKSEYETSLIDIDTESYDFLKKKYPQLGARLINADFLELDFKSIFPENFAIIGNFPYNISSQILFKVLDNRQQVVEVVGMFQKEVAERCAAKPGSKEYGILSVFLQAYYKVEYLFTVKAGVFNPPPKVLSAVIRLTRNDKQTLDCDEKLFWQIVKAGFNQRRKTLRNAISSLINKEKLTDEPVLDLRAERLSVEDFVKLTNAVSASR, from the coding sequence ATGACATTGGTAAGGGCAAAAAAACATTTAGGGCAACATTTTCTTACTGATAAAAACATAGCAGCAAAGATAGTGGACAGCCTGAAACCCGAAGGGCGTTTCGGCCATGTGCTTGAGGTGGGGCCGGGCATGGGTGTATTGTCTGATTTCCTGCTGCAAAAAAGCGAGTACGAAACATCACTCATTGATATTGATACCGAATCGTACGATTTTCTGAAAAAAAAATACCCGCAATTAGGTGCCCGCCTTATCAATGCCGATTTTCTGGAGCTTGATTTTAAAAGCATTTTTCCCGAAAACTTTGCCATTATCGGTAATTTCCCCTATAACATCTCATCGCAAATACTTTTTAAGGTGCTTGACAACCGCCAGCAGGTGGTTGAAGTAGTGGGCATGTTCCAGAAAGAGGTTGCTGAACGATGTGCCGCCAAACCAGGCAGCAAGGAATATGGTATACTCAGCGTGTTTTTACAAGCCTACTATAAAGTGGAATACCTGTTTACGGTGAAGGCCGGTGTATTTAATCCTCCGCCCAAGGTGCTTTCGGCAGTGATCAGGCTTACACGAAACGATAAGCAAACACTTGATTGCGACGAGAAACTATTTTGGCAGATAGTAAAAGCGGGTTTTAATCAGCGCCGCAAAACCCTGCGCAACGCCATATCATCACTCATCAACAAAGAAAAATTGACTGATGAGCCTGTCCTCGATCTGCGTGCGGAAAGATTGAGTGTGGAGGATTTTGTTAAACTTACTAACGCGGTTTCAGCGAGCAGATAG
- a CDS encoding DUF4198 domain-containing protein, translating to MKRTSIFIIILLLMIGFAASSQDFFLLPHNFYVHKGDKLNLHLLSGNEFKPENEFKFATAKATKFMLYEGSKKTDLSKVSNAADSSLLTYELQNSGLALFELVRDDETESERNKFIRALESEGLDKMAEEARASSQQYFVEKYHQSSKTLISVDKANGKDFDKPLGEEYEIVIQQNPYKSSYGDDVTAQVLFKGKPMKDAVVMQYVRTLNGTIVPQKLLSDSNGLVFFKLSREGVYMVSSTHVEPSQDKKADYENWSTTFTFAFSNTDDVPNSYREFGFGNKH from the coding sequence ATGAAGCGCACCTCTATTTTCATCATTATACTACTGCTCATGATCGGCTTTGCAGCCAGTTCGCAGGATTTTTTCTTATTGCCACATAATTTTTACGTTCACAAAGGCGATAAGCTTAACCTGCACTTGTTGAGCGGCAACGAGTTTAAACCCGAAAATGAATTTAAGTTTGCCACAGCAAAGGCAACTAAATTTATGCTGTACGAAGGCTCGAAAAAAACGGATCTTTCAAAAGTCAGTAACGCTGCGGATAGCAGCCTGCTTACTTATGAGCTGCAAAACTCCGGGCTTGCACTTTTTGAGCTGGTAAGGGATGATGAAACGGAATCGGAAAGGAATAAATTTATCAGGGCGCTTGAAAGCGAAGGCCTCGATAAAATGGCCGAAGAAGCCCGGGCCAGCAGCCAGCAATACTTTGTTGAAAAGTATCACCAGTCAAGCAAAACCCTTATTTCTGTTGATAAAGCCAACGGTAAGGACTTTGATAAACCACTGGGTGAGGAGTATGAAATTGTAATACAGCAAAACCCCTATAAATCAAGCTATGGCGATGATGTTACCGCTCAGGTGCTTTTTAAAGGTAAACCTATGAAGGATGCTGTGGTGATGCAATATGTACGTACTTTGAATGGCACTATCGTTCCGCAAAAATTATTGAGTGACAGCAATGGCCTGGTATTTTTTAAACTGAGCCGGGAGGGGGTATATATGGTTAGTTCAACCCATGTTGAACCATCGCAGGATAAAAAAGCCGATTATGAAAACTGGAGCACTACTTTCACCTTTGCCTTCAGCAATACCGATGACGTACCAAATTCATACAGGGAGTTTGGGTTTGGAAATAAACATTGA
- a CDS encoding DUF4153 domain-containing protein has protein sequence MQMKFPSIKNLVQSAANTIKRYPFETFFAFAGTIAATAKIELDNLNRVSENWCMRAIMIANLGFLLSLSATLYTQSKNWQSGKKILVKIAATVIAIALIFMINPPERQADYTRFFLLSLAFHLMVAFAAFTGKGQIQGFWQFNKTLFLRILASMLYGVVLFAGLAAAIGATNFLFNFKFESDTYQVLWVWITGMFTTLFFLAGVPIDTAVLNEDESYPKGLKIFTQYVLIPLSTVYVLILLAYEIKILIEWKLPKGLVSNLILGYAVFGILSLLLVYPIREQNENKWLKTYTRSFYFLLIPLQILLFVAVGTRVFSYGVTEFRYFLIALALWLLFISLYFLLFKKQNIKIIPISLCILTLLSIYGPQSAFTMSMYSQRGMVISFFKKHNGFKDGKLILVDSTKINMKEGSLGASRLSYFIYHYDLKGLQPYFKRDLNIVADSLAKQKGEYNNLLVDREGLRTLKYQWAKKQLGLGRFSDYYYPFAETTTDFSESESYMFSQKENITVVKGYDIELASNLGADTVINNYNGITIKQVHFAETHRCSLMLNNDIVKFDPIEIVNKMMTDTTTLEKYRSKKNKDNLYMPKGYELPANLMQVTRQTPGYTVVFQFSSIYFDRSKKGNPDIKNFSGTYLIKIK, from the coding sequence ATGCAGATGAAATTCCCGTCGATAAAAAACCTGGTGCAAAGCGCGGCAAATACCATCAAACGCTATCCTTTTGAAACATTCTTTGCTTTTGCCGGCACCATAGCTGCTACCGCGAAGATTGAGCTTGATAATCTTAATCGTGTAAGTGAAAACTGGTGTATGCGCGCTATCATGATAGCCAACCTCGGCTTTTTGCTTAGCCTCTCGGCTACCCTATATACCCAAAGTAAAAACTGGCAGAGCGGAAAAAAGATTCTCGTAAAAATAGCTGCAACAGTGATCGCTATTGCGCTGATCTTTATGATCAATCCACCCGAACGACAGGCGGATTATACGCGGTTCTTCCTGCTTAGCTTGGCATTTCACTTAATGGTAGCCTTTGCGGCCTTTACCGGCAAAGGGCAAATACAAGGGTTTTGGCAATTTAATAAAACACTCTTTTTGCGCATTTTAGCAAGTATGCTATACGGCGTAGTGTTATTTGCCGGCCTGGCTGCTGCAATCGGGGCCACAAACTTCTTGTTTAATTTTAAATTTGAATCGGATACCTACCAGGTTTTGTGGGTATGGATCACGGGGATGTTCACTACACTTTTCTTTTTAGCAGGAGTACCAATAGATACAGCAGTACTTAATGAAGATGAAAGCTACCCCAAAGGCCTAAAGATCTTCACCCAATATGTACTCATCCCGCTATCAACAGTATATGTACTCATTTTACTGGCTTATGAAATCAAAATTCTCATTGAATGGAAGCTCCCTAAAGGCCTTGTATCAAACCTGATATTAGGTTATGCCGTATTTGGCATATTATCGCTCCTGTTGGTATACCCCATCCGCGAGCAAAACGAAAATAAATGGCTTAAAACCTATACCCGTAGTTTCTACTTTTTGCTCATTCCTTTACAGATATTGCTATTTGTGGCCGTTGGTACAAGAGTATTTAGTTATGGCGTTACAGAGTTTAGGTATTTTTTGATAGCACTCGCTTTGTGGCTGCTGTTCATTTCGCTTTATTTTTTATTATTTAAAAAGCAGAATATTAAAATCATTCCAATCTCACTCTGTATACTAACCCTGCTTAGTATTTATGGGCCACAAAGTGCATTTACCATGAGTATGTATTCGCAAAGGGGTATGGTGATTAGCTTTTTTAAAAAGCATAATGGATTTAAAGATGGAAAGCTGATACTTGTTGATAGCACAAAAATCAACATGAAGGAAGGAAGCCTCGGCGCAAGCAGGCTCAGCTATTTCATTTATCATTACGACCTAAAGGGCTTGCAACCCTATTTTAAAAGAGATTTAAACATAGTTGCTGATTCATTAGCAAAACAAAAGGGGGAGTACAACAACCTGCTTGTTGACAGGGAGGGGTTAAGGACTTTAAAATATCAATGGGCAAAAAAACAATTGGGACTAGGCCGTTTCAGTGATTATTATTATCCCTTTGCCGAGACAACAACCGATTTTTCAGAGAGCGAAAGCTATATGTTTAGTCAAAAAGAGAATATCACGGTTGTTAAAGGATATGATATTGAACTTGCAAGCAACCTGGGGGCAGATACCGTGATTAATAACTATAATGGCATCACTATAAAGCAAGTTCATTTTGCCGAAACACACAGGTGCAGCTTAATGCTTAATAACGATATAGTTAAATTTGATCCCATTGAGATTGTGAATAAAATGATGACCGATACTACTACCCTCGAAAAATATCGTAGCAAAAAGAATAAAGATAACCTTTATATGCCAAAAGGCTATGAGCTGCCAGCAAATCTGATGCAGGTAACCAGACAAACGCCCGGTTATACTGTAGTATTTCAATTCAGCAGTATTTACTTTGATCGTTCAAAAAAAGGAAACCCAGATATAAAAAACTTTAGTGGAACATATCTCATCAAAATAAAGTAA
- the pdxA gene encoding 4-hydroxythreonine-4-phosphate dehydrogenase PdxA, with amino-acid sequence MSDKLKIGISIGDVNGIGLEIIIKTLADSKIYDYCTPIVYGHTKVASFHRRATQVNELNFLVINDPSQTHFRKPNMINCWEEDVKIDIGQVTEAGGKYAFKSLERAVYDLKEGYIDALVTAPINKDNIQNDKFHFPGHTEYLQQYDGAAESLMFLVSDTLRVGVVTGHIPVSKIAESITAEKILAKLKLMNHSLQNDFWVRKPKIAVLGLNPHAGDNGLIGSEEKDIIIPAIEEARSNNILAFGPYSADGFFANGTYLQFDAVLAMYHDQGLIPFKQIAFETGVNFTAGLNFVRTSPDHGTAYDIAGKNQASEVSFREALFTAIHIVKNRREGLELNENPLLFSKLSRDRD; translated from the coding sequence ATGAGCGATAAATTAAAAATTGGGATCAGCATTGGCGATGTAAACGGCATCGGTTTAGAGATAATTATTAAAACTTTGGCCGATAGTAAGATTTATGATTATTGTACGCCTATTGTTTACGGGCATACCAAGGTGGCGTCGTTCCACCGCCGTGCAACCCAGGTTAATGAGCTTAATTTTTTGGTGATCAATGACCCTTCACAAACTCATTTCCGCAAACCCAACATGATCAACTGTTGGGAAGAGGATGTAAAGATTGATATAGGGCAGGTTACGGAAGCGGGCGGCAAGTATGCCTTCAAATCATTGGAGCGCGCTGTATATGACCTGAAAGAAGGTTATATAGATGCCTTGGTTACCGCTCCTATCAATAAGGATAACATCCAGAACGACAAATTCCACTTTCCTGGTCATACAGAATATTTACAGCAATATGATGGCGCTGCCGAATCGCTGATGTTTTTAGTAAGCGATACTTTACGTGTAGGCGTGGTTACGGGTCATATCCCTGTATCAAAAATTGCCGAAAGCATTACCGCCGAAAAAATATTGGCTAAACTGAAACTGATGAACCACAGCTTGCAAAATGATTTCTGGGTGCGCAAGCCAAAAATTGCCGTGTTAGGGCTTAATCCGCATGCCGGCGATAACGGCCTCATCGGCAGCGAAGAAAAAGATATCATTATACCCGCTATTGAAGAAGCCCGCTCAAACAATATCCTGGCATTTGGCCCGTACTCGGCCGATGGTTTCTTTGCCAATGGCACTTACTTGCAGTTTGATGCCGTACTGGCCATGTATCACGACCAGGGCCTGATCCCTTTTAAACAAATAGCCTTTGAAACGGGTGTTAATTTTACAGCCGGGTTAAACTTTGTGCGCACTTCGCCCGATCATGGAACTGCGTATGATATAGCAGGAAAAAACCAGGCTTCGGAGGTCTCCTTCCGCGAAGCGCTGTTTACAGCTATCCACATTGTAAAGAACCGCAGGGAAGGGCTCGAACTTAATGAAAATCCACTTTTATTCAGCAAGCTAAGCCGCGACAGAGATTAA
- a CDS encoding DUF5009 domain-containing protein — protein MNNFLSRIRSIDAFRAVTMFLMIFVNDLDGIPNTPTWLKHAGSNVDALGLADTIFPAFLFIVGLSIPFAFQNRLKQGDNFKLLSRIVSRSFALIFIGFFHANMETYNEATTLLPKPVWESLVTFSFFFIFLDYSKDTSPTKRYMLQGFGILLLAGMALLYRTSDPGHTWLHFTWWGILGLIGWSYMLCALIYYYSDGHLWVQLAAWMFFIFFNLDVHFGFLDFIDKLQGYIWIAGNGAMQSFTMAGVFISVLYMRLKANNEMKMLWVAMILIAIILFNLGFIVRYFSGGISKERDTPSWVLICTGISLVVYAFFIFLVDVKNKYNWFKVIEPAGTNTFTCYIVPFLFYPIYEMSRIGYPEYLSQGTGGLIKCIVFAFVMVWLTGLLDKINIRIKI, from the coding sequence ATGAATAATTTTCTTAGCCGCATACGTTCAATAGATGCATTCCGCGCTGTAACAATGTTCCTCATGATATTTGTGAATGACCTGGATGGCATTCCGAATACCCCGACATGGCTTAAACACGCGGGCTCAAATGTTGATGCGCTGGGTTTGGCCGATACTATTTTTCCTGCGTTTTTATTTATAGTCGGGCTTTCAATTCCCTTTGCTTTTCAAAACAGGTTAAAGCAGGGCGACAATTTCAAACTACTATCGCGGATAGTGAGCCGCTCGTTCGCGCTCATTTTTATAGGTTTTTTCCATGCCAATATGGAAACCTACAACGAAGCAACAACCTTGTTACCCAAACCCGTTTGGGAAAGTCTGGTTACATTCAGCTTCTTCTTTATTTTTTTAGATTACAGTAAAGATACATCACCCACTAAACGCTATATGTTGCAGGGCTTCGGCATATTGTTACTTGCCGGCATGGCGTTGCTATATCGTACCAGCGACCCCGGGCATACCTGGCTTCACTTTACCTGGTGGGGCATTTTAGGCCTGATAGGCTGGTCATACATGCTTTGCGCACTTATCTATTACTATTCCGACGGGCATTTGTGGGTGCAGCTGGCGGCCTGGATGTTCTTCATATTCTTTAACCTGGATGTGCATTTCGGCTTCCTTGATTTTATCGACAAGCTGCAGGGCTATATCTGGATAGCCGGCAACGGCGCCATGCAGTCGTTCACCATGGCGGGGGTATTTATTTCGGTATTGTATATGCGCCTCAAGGCCAATAACGAAATGAAGATGCTTTGGGTGGCCATGATCCTGATCGCTATCATCCTGTTTAACCTGGGCTTTATAGTACGCTATTTTAGCGGGGGCATTTCCAAAGAACGCGACACCCCTTCATGGGTGCTCATTTGTACCGGGATAAGCCTGGTGGTGTATGCCTTCTTTATTTTCCTGGTTGATGTTAAAAATAAATACAACTGGTTTAAGGTGATAGAACCCGCGGGCACCAACACCTTTACCTGTTACATAGTGCCCTTCCTATTTTATCCAATATATGAAATGAGCAGGATTGGCTACCCCGAATACCTGAGCCAGGGTACTGGGGGCCTCATAAAATGCATTGTATTTGCTTTTGTAATGGTATGGCTCACGGGGTTATTGGATAAAATCAATATCAGGATTAAGATATAA